The Brassica rapa cultivar Chiifu-401-42 chromosome A10, CAAS_Brap_v3.01, whole genome shotgun sequence genome segment GTTCGATGTCTTTTAATTCCAGATGTTCTGCACAGCTCATCAAATCTATTGTTGCAAAATTCCAAACCATTGTCAGTGCGTAGGCACTTGATCTTTTTCTCAGTGTGGCTTTCAACTGCTTCTTTCCATTCCTTAAACTTAGAAAACGCTTCATCTTTAGTTTGCAAGAAATAGACCCACACTTTCTTAGAGAAATCGTCAATGAAGCTTATGAAATACTTGCAACCTCCTAGACTTCCCGGAGTTGATGGAGAACCCCAAAGATCTGAATGTACATACTCTAGGATGCCTTTAGTAGTATGTTTAGCAGTAGGAAAGCTTAGTTTATGTTTCTTTCCAAGCACGCAACCTTCACAAAACTCTAGCTTCCCTACTTCAGTCTTAGGGATAAAACCTTCCTTGGCAAGTAACTCCATGTTCTTTGAACTCATGTGACCCAACCTAGTATGCCAGACTTTAGTCTTAGAATCAGTAGACTCACTGATATTAGCTTCACCACGTGACACGGTTCCTTGTAAATAATACAATCCGTTTTCATACTTGCCTGTGATCACCTTCTGTCCTTCTTTGTAGAATGTTATAGTGAAATCTCCACCTTGATAGTTACATCCTGATTTCTCTAGCATTCCATAGGAGATTAAGTTTCTGCTCATGTCTGGCATATAACGAACATCTCTTAGAATCACTTCAGTACCGTCTTCATTCGTGATTCTAATTTTCCCAATGCCTTTGACTTCGCACTGAGTGTTGTTTGCCATTAGAACTTtacttccatctccttcttgtAGATCAAATAAGACTTCTTTATCTGGTGTGATATGAAATGTGCAACCTGAGTCTAGGACCCATTCATTTCTTGAATCATGAATGCTTGCAGTTAGCACTAGGGGTTGTCTCATTTCAGATACAGCATTTACTGCTTGTTCACTACCATTCATGTGTCCTTTGTTTGGACAGTCACGTTTCCAGTGACCCTCTTTGCCACATGAAAAACATGCTCCTTTCTTAGTCTTATCTGATTTTCCCTTTGACTTAGATCGATCACCTCTGCTTCTTGACCTGTTGTATTTCTTGTTGTTACCATTTTCTGTTCGCTTAGATGATCTCCCTCTTGACTCAACATATAAGCCTTCTGAAGTaggtttctttttatttagtaatCCCTTCTGTCTAAGCTCTGCTTCTTTTGAGTATGCCGAGGTAACAACTTCTGAGACAGTGAGAGTGTCTCTTCCTGTTCCATACTGAAGAGTGTGGACCAGTTGCTCATAAGCAGCTGGTAGACCAGAGAGTAACTGGATAGCTTGTTCTTCGTCCGTTATGGTAACCTTCAGACTCTCTAGATCAGCTATTAGCTTTAAGAATACATCCACATTCTCTTCTATTGACTTGTCTTCTTCCATCTTATAGCAGGAGAACTGCCTCTTCAGATATATTCTGTTTGGAAGGGACTTCAGCTGATATAGCTTCTCCAAAGACTTCCACATTCCAAGTGCCGTCTGCTCATTCATAATCTTTCGTAAGATTGAATCACTTAAGCAGGTACAAAGCAAACTTCTGACTCGTAGGTCTTTATCAGCTTTCTTCTGATCAACCTTTGGCTTCTCACCCTCTTCTTGTTTTTCAGATGTTGATGAAACCTCAAAGTCATCTTGTATCACAGCCAGAAGACCTTGAATCTCTAGCTAAGCCATCATTTTATACTTCCACATCCCGAAGTCTCCCTTTCCATCAAACTTGTCCATCTCGAACTTTCCATGAGTCCGCTCCATCTTGAACCGTAATGATCTCAAGATTTGCTGAACACAGAAGATTTAACTGCAGTCTCCACAACAACACAAGAAAGAGATCGTCAACTCTAAGCGACCGTAACAAACAATCACAGATAAGAAAACCTTTTTCCCTTCTCCTATCAGATCTGATTAACTCTTAGCCTTAGCACCCAACcttgtgctctgataccacttgtagaGTTTTAGATCAGATTCTTTAGGTTATAATTGATCTCGATCTTGTGATTGACTTAGGTTTCTGTTTGATCTCAGGGTATGACGTAAAGCAACCAACAAAATACGCAAGAGCTTTGTTCACCCGGTGTTCGCTGATCTACTCACCGGGGAGGGAACGGCATCCCTCAACTGCTTTACTATTAGAGAATCGATACAGATACAAGCTTGACAACAATGGCGGAATGAAACCGCAAAACAGAGCAATACAAGAGAGAGTTTAGCGAGCTTATCACTTCCTCTATGAAGCCGGAAAGTCACCGCCGGAATGATCCTGACTCGATCGTGTACCGCTTTCGTGACTCCGTCGCACTTCAATCTCGTGATCTCGAGCTAAGTCTTCTTCTCTCTCAGATTCTCGATctgatctctttctctctcacggTGACGTTTAATCACAGCTCACCAGTTTGTTATAACAAACTCTTCACCCTGCAATCACTAAAACGCACCCGTTTCACTTACCACAAGAAGATGGGCTTAGACTTGGGCTCCTTCCCTTTGCAGGTTATCGAAGAACCGGGCCGCGGAACGCAAAGCCCATTTGGAGTTTGGCTGAACTAAACCCACAATGCATTTCAAGAGCTCATTGTTCTGTTTGGTGTCGAACACATCTCGTGTCCTTCCCGGATGCCCGTCAAGTTCATGTGTTAAACAAACTCTATGATAATTTTCTATGAAAAGAGCCTACACCAGAACGAACTTTCACCTATTAGTCCacgattttaacatttttttaaggTCCAGGAAAAGTGTGGCTATGTACCTTTTGTGGCCCTTTACAACCGTACATCTGCAGACTAAGTGGAACTATTTCTCCATGAGATGACACGTTTGTTCCTTTCTTTGTGATGGATTTCCCTATTCGAATAACTGGAACAGATAAGACAAATAACTAAGGAAAGGGACAACCTGACGGGCAATGGACAGTACGACATAGGATCAATTACGAACAGACCTTCTGAAGCATGAGTAAGAACTTCCCTAAAGTCAGCTGCTTTTCCTTCTGAATTACAATTCTAAAGCTTTTGCTGATTCAATCCACTCTTGTGCTGGTCCACTCTGAAAGGGAAGAAAATTCTGGCTGAAGTTTATTAGCatatgtgggaaccgaaattcccactgtcgatttctgtttaaataaggaaagtaggagaatcctaatttcccagaggtcccagaTATCTGGTAATACCACAagctaagcaatcagaacacgagataacaacgataaagtgtAAAAATCGTAAAAgtagagcaaagtagatcttattccaaacctgcgtttgagcgttacaacaaggtaagagtcTGGGCTTTGAGAGCTGTCGgggagattcctagttctaaaagcCTAACACGGCAACAACCTAATTGAGTAGctgctcgaataacaaaaaacagaaaattgccTAAACTGCTCTAcgtgctaagtttgctgtgaAAAAAATTCTCTCTTTATGCATCACGCCttggactccttatatacttgctcctaggtcggtttacgcttttcccctatgcccttaagccgtcatagcctaaaaatggagatattccatttttcccgatcttcgtaattatcttcaaaatttcgtatttatccgcagaaacttgacatttatctttctttgcgaaccaagcgtaaaccgtcctacggtttacgggctgctggttaagaaatcgtaaagtgggcttcgagtcatgCCTTAGGTCGCCTTGGGCCGTATTTTGACTTgaagcgtttattacgacttcttttgataaaaacgatctttccgcggtttttatcgtaaagtttgattgatgacttcaaATGACGGAAAGAAATGGGTTTGCTACGATCTTCGGAAGATAGCATCAAAgtgtagacgagaatgcatggattcgtgtcgtatcgatgtttcgaaagagctcggtcgctacgcagcgaccgggCAGTGTACATATTTGGTCGTTGCGTAGTGACTAAGCTTAGCTTATCCGTGCTCTGATTGTCACACTCGAACCTATCCGTGGCTGGTTTAGATATGTTTCTGTTATCTTGGGACAACTTGTGTTTGATCTAACCGGGACTCGAACAAGATTTTTCCTcgagaatttttatttttatgaagtTTAGGGGACAGCTTGTGAACAATGTTCAAactattaaatttttgaaaaataaagattttttaaataagtttttacaatttttttttactaaaaattaGATTAAATTTCAATTTTGTATAGAGCCCCCATAACTTTAGGTCCGGCTCTGGCTGCGAGCTCAACCTTTTTGAACAGCTCCCTGATTCTGTAAGGATTTGTTATATGAAATGAAAATACGATAAAGATTAAACATTGACACAACACTCAAGTCTAAGAGGGTTTTGCCTATAgtctaggggtgttcaatccggatatcggttcggtttcggttcggttttttccggttttcggtatttcggttagtaaaatataaccaccattctaaatccatatttacttcggttcggttcggtttatataccgtcggttttcggtttattcggttttataccaaaaaacataattattttgtttgagatcatattatatgaattttagagtcatattgtcaatacagtcatttattaaaaatatattacatgttcaaataaatgaacaaaaaataaaaatgcctctaccatcaaataaaataatcaaatctataactaaaatcaaagcttgaaattttgaaaataaaaatatgaaacaaaatagaaacatgaaagaaatgtttttccactcttccatatttagttttcattaaagttatactttttcaatttaaaattttccattaattattgtctatcaaatttataatcttcatattaatttagtgaagactaaaataaataaaaaagatcaaaaaagacttagaaaataagatgtatgaattgcgatgtattgttatttagttatagttcaaacgttttacaaattaaagtttttttattactataaaattatggtaatagttattaacacaaatttaacttatgtaacaaatagattttcatgtattgttataaaatagatacatatttacatgtttctacttttaatcggttttgttcggtttattcgatttaatcggttatataccaaaccatatccaaatcctacggtttttataaaattatatccattcggtttatatggtatataccaaaaccaaaccatattgtctatttcggttcggttcggttcggtacggttcggttttaccatattgaacagccctactATAGTCACACGCGGAAGCGATAATCATGTGTTACATAAACCTTTTATTATACAACCTTGAGCCAAGACATctgctcttctcttctcttctcacaCTTTATATATGAAATACGTGAAAATAAATGAGTGTGAATAGTTATCTTGCGATAAACACTTCGCCTTCACTTAACTATCAACTACCAAGTACCAAGTAGAGACTAGAGAGTACAGACACTCAGGTTACAACCTGTAGTATATTCTCAATCAACTAATCTAACAAGTTTGCTCTTTTTACTCAAAATCAACAACACAGAAAAAAAAGTATATTGTTGAGAAAGCATTCAAGTTACAACCTGTAATAAATGTATTTCTGGCCACAAGTTCCTCAGTATAATCTCAACATCAACAACAGAGCAAACACCACATTTGACTCAAGAGCACAGTCAATATATAGAAAACCCATGGTTCCATAACATGATAAGAAGTATTAAGGCATGTACATAAGAATTTAGACACGGTTCATAGAAGGGTATAAATTCTGACtttcaacatatatataaacttaaaaCCCCTGACTTATAAAATTACCTGATGCCACCACTGTCATCTTTCATACATATAAGATTCTCCTTCCATCAAGAAGAGTCATCTCCCAATGCCTGCCTTCCTCTTAAGAACTTTTCCTTCTCGGGTGAATTACCATTTGATTTCCTTCGAATAGGTCTGGTAAGTAACTCTCCAGGTCATCTGGTGTGTACTTTATGTACTTCCCCGCATGCCTACCACCTTCAAGTTGACTCTTGTTCCTTCCAAAGAAAGCCCGGTAAGCCATAATCACTTTCTCTTGTATTGATATTCTCAGTTCTTCACGAAGTTGAGGATCCGGGACCTTCCAAGCTGTTTGAAGCCTGTATATCTCTTCAAAACTGGCATTGAAACCTTTGAATCTCTCCTTTAAGGCCATCTTCGAGGCACTACTTGAACTGTTGCTTCTTTGTCCATAACTTGGGCTACCACTTGAGCCTCCAGCCATACTCCCGTCCCTCAAAGCAGCTAGCACCTTGCTCCACGAAGCCCTGAGGTAGCCAGTGGAATACTGACGTATCTGCCCTCTTCGTTTCCTAACCCAATCGTCACCCAAGAGTTTACCCAGCTCAGAGTCCTTCACCTTCTGAACAACATAGTGAATATTGTTCATCAAGAACACATACTGCAGCCCACCGTCCTCATACAGCTTTGATTTCTCTTCCAGATTTGATTCTAAGCAAGTAATCAACCTAAGCATTCGTTTAGCAAGAGGGGACATCTCCTCTGTATCATCATCCCTAGATAAACCCTCTGACTCATCGTTCTCCAGAAGCGAATTTAAGGTGGCCGCGTAATCCACAATCAGCTTCATGTAGTTCATCACATAACGTATCATGGGATGAACCTCACCGTTTGTCGTCGGTTTCTTTGACGTCTCGTTCCTCACATTATTCTCAAACTCAACAAACGTCCCTCTCGCAGCATTACCTAAAGCTTCCAAGACCCCTTTAGTCTCACTGCATACAAAATCGTCAGTGACCATCACCTCTAGAGTCTGCGACACATTAGCCAAAGCGTCATACATATCAAGAATCCTAAAGAGCTTCTCCGACGATCTTTTTCCTATAGCCACAGCCTCTCCGAAGTTCAACAACTGCATCACACAGCCTTTAGTTGTCTCGTTGAAACAGACTTCTTTGCTAGTCTCCGAATCGTTGAAAATCTCGTCGCATAGCTTCTTCTCACCAGCTAGAAGAACCCTAACAGTGATCTTCATAgcttgaatccacttcttcatcttctcatcCATGGACTTCCAATCAATCCTATGCACTTcttctatactcagcttctccACATCAAGAATCATCAAGCATTCATCCAAGGCATCACGCCTCACAGTGCTATACACCTGAACACACTCCTTTTCATAACCAGCTCGAATCATCCTCTCCGCGATCTCTTTCAAATCTTCAACAGCAGTAGGGTTAATCAAATCAACCCAAAGATCACAGCCTATGCTTCCTCCTCTCTCATGGAAGAGCCTCCTCCTACTCCCACTCCCACTCCCACTCCCACTCCCACTGCCATCTCCATCACCGTTAGCAACCAATCCAAAATTCTCAAAATCCTCAGTAACATCGCCATCTGCGAAGGACAAGGTAACACGACGCATCGAGCCATAGAGTCTCTCAGCGTCGAGAGGAACGGTGTTTCGGATAAGTATCCGTCTAAACTCATCTTCAAGCAGAGACATAGCCATCTGCAAAGCACTATCAGCTCGGTCTACCATATCAGGCTTGTTCTCAGAGGAAAGATCCACAAGGAGAGAGATAATCTCATCAACAGCGGATAGAAACTCCGTCGCCTCATCCGGAGATCCGTCGAAGGAAAGAGAAAACGAAGAGGAACGGTGGTTACCAGAAGATGAAGACGAGTGGCGAGAGGAATCGTTACCGCCGTCCCAGCGGTGGATAATCGTTTCGGCGGCTTCTAAACGAGCCAAAAGAGCGTCGTTTTGGTCGGTCATCACCGTCTTGATGTTGGATAAGCGGTTATCGAAGCTGGAGAAGATGAGCATCATATCTTCGCGAACCTCTTTCGGTGTGTTCAGACTCTTCACGATCTGCTGCGCCGTCGCGAGGACACGATCCTCAGCTCCACCATTCGATCCTGATCCTGCTCCCGCGCTGATGCTTGCCGCCGGGGTTGTTGTCGCGGCCATCTACCACACGCCTGGTAGAGAGAAGCCGAAGAGCTTAATTCACAATTAAGAGAGGAAGGTGAAATCGAGTTGAAGATTTGGGGGAGGAGAGGAGGCTAGGGTTTGAGAGGAACAAAGGACAGCGAAATGGGAAGACCCGTGGGGGGGGACTTTGGTCTTTCCAGAAAACACAAGTCTTTTACGTTTTCCTTGACCCAATCATAGTAACGTTTTTGGTATATGCCGGTTATTTCCGGTTCATTCATTTTACTTTTGAAATTGACAAGAAATACAGTGTGATGTTTTTAGCTTGAGCCTTAACTTCTATTTAATCTGTTGAAGGTTTGTGTGTTGTTTCCATTTATTTTTCCACAAAATTGATTTTCAAGTAATAAGTTAGGCATAAACTCGAGCTGaacttaataatatataagacacattaaatgaaaattagaacataatgatataaatatatatatactaataatagTATCTCTTGTAGCATAAAAGAGGTGATtttatattaacaataaaagaatttgaaagttgataaaattgaaattattctaaattttttattttgccaataataaaatgtttataatcTGCATTAAAGATAAGCAAACAAACCtatgacaaaaaaagaaagataaccaAACTAAACACACTAAGAAATTAGCCATAGAAAATACAAAGTTTCTTGAAGTCATACATACATTACATATAGTTGTAGACCTTATGACGTTCCAACTTTTGAAGATGAATTTTATTGCAGGTATGATGAATTGTTGTGTTGGAAATTTGCTTGTTGTTGTAATGTTAGACAGTGAGCAAAACCCAGTTAGTGACCATTTATACTCCACGATGAAAATGTTGCCGATCAAGTTCATGAAGTTAAAGAGGAACAAACATTAAGAAGATCTACTCGTACGAGGAGATCTGATATTTTTAGTAAGTACTTTATCATGTACAATATgaaaaattgaatattaaaGATCCAATTTCTTATTCGCAAGCCATAAAAGATGTTAATTCTAATAAATAGATCAATGCCACTAAGGATGAAGTAAACTCGATGGCTAAAAATTGAAGTATAGGACGTCGTTCACTTACCTTAAGAACATATACCAACCGGGTGTAAATGGATCTTTAAGACCAAACTCGACTATAATGAAAATATTGAATGAAATAAAACCCGATTTGGGGCCAAAAGGTTTCAATCAAAAAGAAGGCAACGATAAGACTAAGAATTTTTTTCTCATGTATCTATAAAAGACTCTATAAGGATTATCATGGTCTTGGTAGCTCAGTGTGATCTTGAATTCCATCCTATATAAATGAATTGGGTTTCTTAATTGTGACTTACAAGAAGACACTTGGTTAGAACTGTCAAGGGATAAGAAACGACCTTATAGTTTGACGTCTTACGGATATGTGTCAGAAGCATCGTCCATGACTCTTGTTTCTTTCTGAGACGAAGAATAGGAAGCTGTTGTTGCAAAATATTCAGGCTGACTtagtgataccactcaaattaccctaaggagtgatttatactctttcaaataagaggtcgagtagtagtacttagggattgaATTTACAGGGAGATAGATAACCTAAGAaatctaatatgatttgttaagcaggatgttttaatgatttaaatgtaaattgcaGTTTTTATCGAGCAAGTGTTTGCTCAGTTGATTGGTTGAGGTTTTGGTGCATAAAAGTAAATagttagacttagggtttttattcaggaaACTTGGGATTATAATTCTACagatgcctaatgagttgcatgcatgataatgtaaagctcaactaCTTAGTCAACAAGTGTATCAGCTTTCGCATGTTTGGACTTGTCTACTAACTAGATCTAATAATCTCAACTATCGTTTGTCGATCAATTAGAAAGTGTCTTGATATCGATCGATTCACCTTTCGctccgtcgatcgattattcaataatgatatcgatcgacacgCTTCTAGTTAATCTTTATGCGCGGGTTGAATGATAGcttactaagctcactagatcagctctcgccttactCATAGCAAGAAACTTAGCTCAGttagaatgttttcaggatGAGAATGAAGCTCTTGGCTTTATCTATCAATCCTAGGGCAAGTTCTAAgtagctaatctagaaacaTGCATTAATGAACAATCCTAATGACAATTAccacaactcagcaatctatagttggggctaatccctcctaacctatttaaaccctaaatctaacaatggaACTACTCAaacatggctaagcaattcataacaacaatTAGGTTAAAAAACTTTATTAGAATAGTAAATAGATATTAacggagttccaatcacaaattataactttggatcttctctccaatataTTAAAATCGTAGAAAACCTTGctgtgaaaataataaaacaagaaaacacaGAAAAGCACCCCctttgcctctaacatggtGGCAAAGTTTATATAActaggttaaaactcgtcaggcgtaatcttgtaaattggtgaagacttgggcttcaagtcagctgtgaccaaacgggctttctgcgcgcttcaccgtcgatcgatgtcaagatatgaacatcgatcgattattcttcttccatatcgaccgatggtcgagctcgatggtcatctcgggtgcgtgctccaaatatctccaaaatgctccaaaatcatcacttatgTCCAAATCACTCCTGATCCTATAAATattctaaatagactctataatataataattagtagTCAAAACACTTATAAACTATGGATAAAAGTGGGTCAAATCCATAGTATATCACTTAGGATTTAATAAGTTGTTTACCGTTGAGCAACCTTGCAAACGTGGtggtttagctttatttttttatgaatgaatTTCtagttgatattttatttttgaataatagAATGATTGATGTAAAGCAGTCATTAATGGAATAAATGTATATATGACATTCGTTTATGGAGATCATGTGTTAGAAAGAAGAAATCCAGTTCTAGGTTAGGAGAGAAAGGAGGAACTCTTTTAGAGTCCTCTTGAAACTTCTTTGGTTTCTTTATTACTTTTATCTATTCTATTCAtctattttttctataattttctgTGACAACTTCATATCTGAATAGATCCATCTTttacgtttagggtttagatagtcatgagggattagcccaaaatatagaatttctaagttgtgatattcatcaaTATGATATTTCTTATTGCGTGTTCTAAAGTAGCTAACTAGAATATTGATCTAGGTTGTTATAAACCTGAATAAGTCCTTATTGAGCTTAATCTATTAGAAACAAACGACAGCTGATTTAGCAATCTAGTGAACATTAGTTCAACCTGCTCGTAAAGCTTGATGGGAAGGAGCCATCGATCGAGTATCCTATAGATAAATCGATCGACGTTCTGAAAGGAAAATCAATCCATTCCCAAGTggtaacatcgatcgacgcttgctCGGCTCAACAAGCAAAAGCTGAGACAGGCTCTGGTTGCATCCATCTcttttagtttacaaaaatgTAAGTAATGCTTTCTTGAAATTCATTTAACCGTTTATTAGGAAGAAAtccaaagttaaaaaaatactaGGAGTTATCCAGCGCCAGTGCTgacatattaattttaaatatattttttattattttaaaaccattgaaattaaaattacaaaaaataatgtccaaatgtaaattaaattttcttttttaaaaaagatattatatttaaaattaacatttatGCGCATGGCGCAAGGTAAGTTCTagtatcccctatatattaaaagagaaacattataacatatttttgtagccacatgtcatcaccacaatcattcttagaatctttaaaaaaatatgttagtccatataaatatataataagctttttatgaaactaaccataaattaatcataaatgttattCATTTTTTCCTTAAACAAAAATCACGAAaatacctaatgtggctaaagtatatatgacaattaatgattttgaataataaagatttgataaaaattagtatattctctatcatttttaaaattttaacttatttaaataaattaaacaaccacattaactatataataaaaatttagattttctcgtatatgttatattttaaattttgaaaaacgaatatcaataaataaatttgttaaaaatctcacattaaaatttttatgatccatggtttaaattttatgttataacaagatacaaatgattactaaattacataattaggaagtctcatttaacaaatattatatatatgtatattaatattttttaaaaaataaattatataccatataaatacataagtattttaatttcgaatttgctttgaatatttttggtaaacattttgaaaaattattgacaacttaatatttagattttaaactttgcattgaatgtttttaaaattataatttactaaaactattaaatatcccacaatatttttattgttatcattgatttaaaaattttgttaaaaaatacaaacgatcaaaaataatatgagtataattaacagatgtcaatattaaaaatgtactatatatatatgctaatatcattaaaacttaattttataacatataaaatagaaaaagtgtttGTATGGATTAATTAAATGTATTTAAGTATTTATaccaatttagttatatacgtaatagttactaaatttttaattattcgatatatatatttattatttcataatatgtaaaaatatat includes the following:
- the LOC103833091 gene encoding exocyst complex component EXO70B1: MAATTTPAASISAGAGSGSNGGAEDRVLATAQQIVKSLNTPKEVREDMMLIFSSFDNRLSNIKTVMTDQNDALLARLEAAETIIHRWDGGNDSSRHSSSSSGNHRSSSFSLSFDGSPDEATEFLSAVDEIISLLVDLSSENKPDMVDRADSALQMAMSLLEDEFRRILIRNTVPLDAERLYGSMRRVTLSFADGDVTEDFENFGLVANGDGDGSGSGSGSGSGSRRRLFHERGGSIGCDLWVDLINPTAVEDLKEIAERMIRAGYEKECVQVYSTVRRDALDECLMILDVEKLSIEEVHRIDWKSMDEKMKKWIQAMKITVRVLLAGEKKLCDEIFNDSETSKEVCFNETTKGCVMQLLNFGEAVAIGKRSSEKLFRILDMYDALANVSQTLEVMVTDDFVCSETKGVLEALGNAARGTFVEFENNVRNETSKKPTTNGEVHPMIRYVMNYMKLIVDYAATLNSLLENDESEGLSRDDDTEEMSPLAKRMLRLITCLESNLEEKSKLYEDGGLQYVFLMNNIHYVVQKVKDSELGKLLGDDWVRKRRGQIRQYSTGYLRASWSKVLAALRDGSMAGGSSGSPSYGQRSNSSSSASKMALKERFKGFNASFEEIYRLQTAWKVPDPQLREELRISIQEKVIMAYRAFFGRNKSQLEGGRHAGKYIKYTPDDLESYLPDLFEGNQMVIHPRRKSS